TTGATTCGTTCTGTACTATACTATTCAAGGAAGCGCTTGGAACGGGAAGCTTCCAATGAGAGAAATGTGATATGGTGAGCGATATTATAATAATGTCACTGAGATTCATTAATAATGTACACAATAATGTGTCATGTAATGTACCTTTCATTGTGCAATTCTTTTTCCCAATTTGGGGTGCGATCCATCAGTACATGGTGTGTTTCGATCTGCCAGATGGCAAAATGAACATCATCGACCACAGTTTGGCTGAACCACACGGCTCGTTCAGCGCAAAGTATGGCAACAAACCCTCTCTTCTGGTACGTAATGTGTTTACTCAGTTACGTTGCATTATAGTAAACAAAATGTACGTTATATCGAGTTCTTACACACTTTTCCTATTTGATGTAGAAAAAATTCATGGCAGATGCACTTACGAAGTGCAAGGTTCCCAAAATGGCAGGGCATGTCTTTAATGTAGTACCCATGTGGTGACAATGCCCTGGAGGAACAACTTCTGTACCATGGAGACAGGGTCTACGTCATGCGGCATATGGAGACGTACTTTGGAGAAAGAGTGAAGGAATAGGAGTACGAATTCAACGCCAAAGGGACAAAGAGCTTGGAGATGTTCCGAATCAAGTTTACAAAGACCCCCCTTACTTGTGCACACAACTCCAGATGTGACATCAACCAAACTAAAGTCACCAGGTATTGGAGAGAGAGGTCGCCTAAGTTCAACTTCGAACAATGGGTCGACCATTATGGGCTGGAGTGAGTGATCGTTTAGACTGGGGTGAGTGAGTGTATGGATGTTGATTGGACAATTATGGGCTGGTGTGATTGTTTCAACTCTCGAATTTTTTCGATAACTCATGTTGGAAAGTGAAAATAGCCGAGTTGTGGCTTGGTATGTTTTGAACAATTTGTAGTGTGATTCTTGCAAGCAGACACATGTAATTGTTCTATCTTACAGAATAATGAAACGTCACTCCATAAGAATATCGAATAggaagaaaataatgtagacAAGTTAActgtatttttataataatgtaaaattaacTGAAAATCATGGATATAAATATCCGAATAATGAACGTAGTGTGCTTATTAATTAAATGTACTATAATATTAATGTACACTCAATTTAGTGCTTgttaataataatgtacaactgCAAGGCTAACAATGAACATTATCAGTTTCGTAATGCAATGTATAATGTACATAATGTGTCTAATAATGAACTGTAATAGAAAAATTGTATAGAGTAAGTGAAGTGCTAGTAACCAATAATGTATAACTTCGGCAATGATAATGAACGCTAACAGATAAATAATGCAATgatattatgtataaaatgttgACAGTGGTAATACTATTAATACTACGACAACGAATTGAATCATAAGACTAATCCAAAAAACAAAACCAATAATGGTGTGTGGTACAAAATATATCAAGCTTGCCTCTTGCCCTTCCGCAACTCTTTCTCCATCGCCATCTCTTTAAGCATTGGACAATTTATAGAGTCGTGATGGCCCATCTCATCGCACGCCTTACACCGTCTAAGAGGCCTAGTAGCATCCTTTATAGTCTTTTCTCTCTTGGAAATCAGACGGCTCGCTGAGCTGCTAGCGTGGCCCTTGGTCTTGACAACATCCGGAGGATAGACCTCAACTACTTCAGGCCATACCATACCATAGAACTCTTCAATCATTCGCCTCTTTTCAGAGGTGGGCATTGTAGGAGTTCCAGCTTGAAGAGAATTACCAAGCTCTCCTACACCACCTACGAATGCACGAAGCACTTCAATGTCCGTCTCAAATCGTTGAAGAAAACCATAAAACATCGAAATCCCTTGATTTGAAGCAGTTTGCCTATCGTCAACGATGGACCTGGTAGGCAGGGCATCATCAAACTCCCCATGTACAGCATTGGCTAACGGAGTCTTCATCCATCTGCTTTCGCAGTATTTATCTGGaatttttttcacttcattgttCCTGAACAAAAAAAAGATATGGCTGCACAAATATCCCTGCCTACCGAAAAGTTTGCATTCGCACGAGTATGAGTCATCAGTCTTATCGTGAATCACATAATATGAATTGCGATTGTTGTCCCCAAGCTTGTAGGTGTCAACCATATCTGTAGATGAAAATCCAAGCACGCGGCATCTGTCATTACCCTCAacaatttctttttatattttcttgaaCATACTATAGGTGTACAGCATCGAAGCATGTTTCTCGAATGGCAAAGCAGTGGCCAATATGGGCAGGGCAGTGGCATCGTGGTAGTCCAACATTGTTCTACTGTTCCGCTGGAATTCAACGGCATGGTTGAAATTCAAGTAGAATTCGGTAATGTTAGCCCGGggcttcaaattttttttatagaagcTGTTCTCCGATTCGGATATGGACGTTGTCCTAATCATCGAACCCAGAGGAAAGTCTCTGAAGTAAGCCAGTATCCAGAAGTGCCTATAGTCGTACAATGTGTTGAACCAGTCAACGTCTTCCAGCCCAAGACGTTGCACCACTCTATTCCACTCCTCTTCGAATTCGGCGGGTTCGAGCAGGTCCGTCCAAACGCAGGCATTTAATTCCTTCTTGAAATCTTCATCCCTTAGCAACCTGTTTGGAACCTTGGTGGCCAACTTGCATTATATGCCACATACACCATCGGTGTCGAGTGCCAACAAGAACCTCTTCTATAGCTGATCTCATGCCTAAGTCTTGAtcgcaacggcgccaaaacttgacgtgtaattttaggtcttttcaaatcataatatatatgcactcaagttcacaaaattatccctaatattaccacttcactgcaagagtacagcttcgtgtgtagtaatttaaggtgtcgatccacaggaaAGGTAAGTTCGTTTAactccaaataaataaaaataacaggaaagatgaatgtttttgtttgaagtttgttttctgaaaataatgaaaaataagcTTGAATTCAAATTAACACAAGTGAGAcaattgttactccaaacacttgTAAACTAGACACAGATTAATCCTATGCATTCAATTCTATATCAAACGTTCGggacaatttaaaattattcaacCTGCAAGCACTGAACATGTTAGCATCAACTAGTCAAAGAATAGCTAAACACTTACtctttaaaccaaattcaataatcctaagaacccTACGGAAGCGCGAGATTCAAAGTAAAATTGTAATTAAGATCAAAATCCATTATCAAGTTGTCATCTAAACAATTCCAATTGATAATTTATCACCACCACAATCCATCTCAATTCAAGCTAAAGAGGCATTAAATCAAGACTATAGAATTATCACTAAAGATGCACCTAAAGTAATAAATTCattcaattaaataagtagtaatAAAGAACATGAGATAAAAACGAGCATAGAATAAATCACGAAATCAAAATGTCATACTATGTGTTCGGAGTAACACAAGATTCTTAGCCTAACATAATTAAACCAAGAACAATGATAAATGGAGATAAAACCCTAGAAATCATAGAGTAAATTTGGAGTAGATGATGGCTGGAATTTTCTCCTTTCTCTAAAAGTAGCGTCTGCTTCCTCCAAAGTGGTGTCTACTTTTTTCTCCACAAACTGCccccttttatatattttttccttaACCAAATAGGTCACAACCACTTTTTGTAAATATTGGGCTTCGTCCTTTTTTCAAATAATTGATGGGCCATCTTACTTGATTTGCTGCCAAAacatataaaattcaatttagtCATCAAAAATTTAAACTTTGTACCACACATAGATCTCCCCTCTAcatgaaaatatattaattactatataataattaaacttcaataattaattaatggatgatTTTCATATAAAATCAGGAGAAATATTTGAGTAAAATTagcattatttgatttacatcaaGTGCCAACAAGAACCTCTTCTATAGCTGATCTCATGCCTAAGTCTTGATCTGTCACAATCATCTTAGGTACCACACCCATGCATTCAACGAAATGCCTGAACAACCAAGCAAATGCCCCTATTTTCTCGTTGCACACCAATCCGGCAATAAAGGTTACAGGTCTTCCATGATTGTGCTTTCCCGTGAAAGGTGTGAAGATCATACAATACCTGCGTGTCACAGAGTAATGCATCGTCAGCATCATCACAAGTGAATAATGCATCATTAGCTATGTAGTAATGTATAGTACAAGCATTATAATGCACTGAGTAATGTACAAATATATGTGTTGTAATGTACACTACAGTTCATTGTAATTATACATGTTTGTGTTGTACGTGGAGTCAAAGGTTACAATATCACCAAACATGTGGTAATTCCTCTTCATCATACCGTCACACCAAAAGAGAGCAACCAACTGGTTAGTAGCATTAACTTTGTAGTGATACGTGAACGCCTCAGACATTTCCTTCTTCTTAGCCATATCATCCAACACCATTTGCACATCGAAACCATGTGCGTATGCCTTGATGTCTCGAGAAGCATTCCTGATATCCCCGATAGTGCAACCGACTAGGTCAAACCCACAAAGAATTTCCTTCAACACCTTTAAGGTAAGTGTGGGGCCTATATTAGCCTTGGAACAGTCAAGAATGAATTTCTGTTGTACATCATCTAACTTTCGATTAATTGCCATAAATTGCTGATTCTCTGACTCAACCATATAATGATTATGAACCTCGTTGAACTCCTGAATAATATAACCTGGAACTCCTCATTCGGAGAAGAACTTGAATGATATACTCCCTTTACAACCACAACGCTTGGATAACTGCCTGCGCTTCATAAAAAAACCAGACCGTGCATTCAATTGGCCATCCTCGTTCGACTTCTTCTtgccttccctattgcatacaacaTAATACCAGGTTGTAACATCGTCCGCCTTCCTCATCCCTTGTTTGCGCATATCGAAACCAACAGCACGGGCGTATACATCTTAAAACGCGAAAGCGAAAGCAAGGGGATTGGAATTTCTGACCGACGACGGGCTTCAATTCTGGAGAACATTCAGGTATAACCACCACTGTATAAAATCGCAATAAAAAGGGttcagcaaacatatacattaAAGATCATAAATCACCCATTACTGaaactaaaacaaccattattgagtaatatatgtacattatgtaaatcattgaaaactactccctagccgagatgatatctaaaccctagttgaatgactgaaactcgtggactttggtAATAGTTTTGTTACTtaatacatactacaccctagccccaaggattgctaaacccttgggaaATAGCCGACacgtgcgccgaacaatcaaacacgacCAAACATAAAATAGACTGCTCATCACAcatatacattacagatcataaatcgtccattgctgaaactaaaacaaccattagtgagtaatatatgtacattatgtaaaccattaaaactactccctggccgagatgatatctaaaccctagttaaatgactgaaactcgtggacttttGTAATGGTTTTGTTACTtaatacatactacaccctagccccaaggattgctaaaccctggGGAATGGCtgaaacgtgcgccgaacaatcaaacacggccaaACTTAAAATAAACTGCTCAtcaaacatatacattacagatcataaatcgtgcataattgaaactaaaacaaccattattgAGTAAtgtatgtacattatgtaaatcagtaaaaactactccctagccgagatgatatctaaaccctagttgaatgactgaaacttGTGGACTTTGTTAATGGTTTTGTTACTTAATACATaatacaccctagccccaaggattgctaaacccttggggaatggcTGAAACGTGCGacgaacaatcaaacacggtAAATCTTAAACTACACCATGAAACTGTATAacacatataaacaaaaaaataattcgAAAACCTAATTGCATTGAACAGTTACTCCATCAATTCGTATTTTAATAGAAGAAATCAGATTAATTAtcaaaaaattaacaaattaaatcaccttcttccattgttgaCGACCACAATCAACGACGGCTCGAAGATAACGAGTTTGTAGGACGAAAGACAACCAAAATTTGTATTACTTATGACTTCAACGAGAATTGCCTTCAACGACGATTATGGATCAGAGAAAATGACATTTGGAGAGAGAAGACAGAATCGTGTAATTGCAGAAGAAAACCGCTGCAATCTTTTGTTGGAGAAAATCAAGCTACTTACCATAACCAACTCCATTGTATATACCAAAAAGGCCCTTTTTGATTTATTAaatgatttaaattaattacatgTGGTATTATTTTCATCCATCAGATCTTGAAATTGAATGACTGAGATTTAGAAAGATAATtgaacaatatatatatatatatatatatatataaaggatatgaatacatcctgATAGGATATGTGCTATATCGGAGATCCAACGCACAAATTTAAACTATCTTATTCACATAAACGAAGTGGCGCCATTGTCTAAATTGGAAATTCCCGCTTTAATTCGCAAGAAAACTGCGCGCGCGATTTCGAGTTTTACAAAACCCTCAGTTTCCCTTCACTCTCTCACGCCTCACTCCAATTCTCACCCTTTTTTATCTAGCTAGATCACCATCTGTTTATCTGCTTCACCGCCGCCTAAATTTTGCTGTAAAGTATAgtgagagagaggagaagatGGCAAAATCTGTAACCTCAGATGCTATTTCGGTTATTCTAGCAAACCCATTCCCAGATTCTTCATCCGATTTGCCTGAAATCGTTGTACAAGTCGTCGATCTCAAGCCCACCGGCAACAAATACATGTACGTCtttagttttgattttatctttttatttgaGTTCTGTGACTTGATTTAGTTTCATATTTTGTCAAATGTTGTTTATGATAAGTAGATAACTGGATCTAGTGTATGTTGTTGTGGTGGAGATTTTCGATTTTTCTAGAAATTAGCTGAATTGGTGGACGGCGTGATTCCTAGTTTTGCGTTTTACTTCTTAGATCTGATTCGGTAATTAGGTCAAAATTAGAAATGATTTACTTTTGGATCTGATTCATATGGTGTGGAATTGTCGTAGGTTCATGGCGAGTGATGGCAAAATGAAGGTGAGGGCTCTGTTGCAGTCGACTCTAGCGTCTGAAGTGACATCTGGGAACATCCAGAATTTGGGGCTTATTCGTGTGCTTGACTACACTCTCAATGACATCCCAACCAAGAATGACAAGTAATTTTTCGCTTGTTGCTATGGTTTGCTTAGTGAATAATTCATTCTTATTTGTTGTGTGAAGTTGGTGTAATAATGCTTGTACTTTCTTTGCTATAGGTTTTTGATTGTGTCAAAGTGTGAGGTTGTGTTGTCTGCACTTGAGGCCGAGTATAAGGCTGATGTTAAGGTTGAGGACAGTGGGAATTCTTTGAAACAGAACCAGGAAATGGATGCTGATGTGCAAATTGAGTCTCCTGGTATTGTGTTGAAGCCAAAACAGGAAGTTGTCACTAAATCTGCTGCTCAAATTGTTCATGACCAGCATGGAAAGTAAGATATGCTTTATTTGTTTTGcttttatttgttaatttactaagtttatggaatatttttaAGGGGATTTGTATCTTATGAGTGGGATGTGATTAATGGCAGTGCGGCACCAGCTGCCCGAATGGCAATGACACGTCGAGTCCATCCACTTGTTTCTTTGAATCCTTATCAAGGAAACTGGACAATTAAAGTCCGGGTCACGAGCAAGGGAAACATGCGGACTTACAGGAATGCTAGAGGAGAAGGCTGTGTATTCAATGTAGAGTTGACAGATGAAGATGTGAGTAAAGGATTAGATTACTTTTAAAGGTTAAGATGTTAATTGTGTTGGTGCTGTAGTAACCGTGTCTGATTGTCAAATTTTCAGGGCACTCAAATACAAGCAACCATGTTTAATGATGCTGCGAAGAAATTCTTTGATAAGATTCAGATGGGGAAGGTTTACCATATATCAAAGGGAACCTTGAAAGTAGCAAACAAGCAATTCAAAACTGTGCAAAATGATTATGAGATGACCTTGAATGAAAATTCAGTAGTGGAAGAAGCCAGCAATGAGACAACCTTTATTCCTGAAACAAAATTCAGTTTCACCCCAATTGATGAGTTAGGTCCATTTGTCAACGGAAGGGAACTTGTTGGTAAGTGACCACATTAAATCTACCGAATTCTTGCTGCTCTAATATCAGCATATTAATGTATATTTTGACTGTTGCAGATGTTATTGGTGTGGTTCAGAGCGTGTCTCCTACAATGAGCATTAGAAGAAAAAGCAACAATGAAACTATCCCAAAGCGTGATATAGTCATTGCTGATGAGACGTATGTGCCTACTCTGTGATATTGACTGTGTTTATGCAGTTTAGTAATGtagatgtatatatatttaaactAGTAGTAccatttgattttgatttcagTAAGAAAACTGTGGTGGTGTCTCTGTGGAATGATCTAGCCACTAGTGTCGGGCAAGAACTTCTTGATATGGCTGATAAATCTCCTGTAGTTGCTATAAAATCTCTCAAAGTTGGCGAATTTCAAGGTATTGAAATTGATGATCACACTTATTTCATTATTATGTAGTTAAGGCAATCTGACAATCAGCATCTGTTTTATTATTCAGGTGTATCACTATCGGCACTAAGTAAAAGTATTGTATTAGTTGACCCTGACACACCGGAAGCCAAAAAGCTGAGATCTTGGTAAGGAAGAGTAATTCTATCAATCTGCAAACTCTCTCTTTTCGTATTTACGAGTAAGCATATTTAACCCTCTTTACTGTTGTGATCTTTTCGTGCACAGGTATGATTCTGAAGGCAAAGACACTTCTTTGGCTGCTATTGGTAATGACTCAAGCCCGTCCAACAGAAATGGAGCTCGCTCCATGTACACTGACAGAGTTACCTTATCTCATATCACCAGTAACCTTTCCTTGGGAGAGGACCAGGTATCTATCTAGCATCTCTGATATATAAATATGCTGACCTCTATTGATCATATCAATTATCGCTTATCACCCTAACATGGTTTATTTGTTTCTTCTTTATAGCCTGTATACTTCTCCATCAAAGCATACGTTAGTACCATCAAACCTGATCAAGCAATGTGGTACCGTGCTTGCAAGACCTGCTCCAAGAAGGTTACTGAAGCCGTGGGATCTGGCTACTGGTGTGAAGGGTGCCAGAGAAATGAAGGCGGCTGCAATTTGAGGTATGCACATTGAATTCATTTGATCATGTTACCAGTCCACCTACCAAATTTGTTAACACAACCAATTCATTGCTTGTTGCAGATACATAATGGCATTGAAGGTC
This sequence is a window from Salvia splendens isolate huo1 chromosome 14, SspV2, whole genome shotgun sequence. Protein-coding genes within it:
- the LOC121764423 gene encoding uncharacterized protein LOC121764423, encoding MVDTYKLGDNNRNSYYVIHDKTDDSYSCECKLFGRQGYLCSHIFFLFRNNEVKKIPDKYCESRWMKTPLANAVHGEFDDALPTRSIVDDRQTASNQGISMFYGFLQRFETDIEVLRAFVGGVGELGNSLQAGTPTMPTSEKRRMIEEFYGMVWPEVVEVYPPDVVKTKGHASSSASRLISKREKTIKDATRPLRRCKACDEMGHHDSINCPMLKEMAMEKELRKGKRQA
- the LOC121766138 gene encoding replication protein A 70 kDa DNA-binding subunit B-like, coding for MAKSVTSDAISVILANPFPDSSSDLPEIVVQVVDLKPTGNKYMFMASDGKMKVRALLQSTLASEVTSGNIQNLGLIRVLDYTLNDIPTKNDKFLIVSKCEVVLSALEAEYKADVKVEDSGNSLKQNQEMDADVQIESPGIVLKPKQEVVTKSAAQIVHDQHGNAAPAARMAMTRRVHPLVSLNPYQGNWTIKVRVTSKGNMRTYRNARGEGCVFNVELTDEDGTQIQATMFNDAAKKFFDKIQMGKVYHISKGTLKVANKQFKTVQNDYEMTLNENSVVEEASNETTFIPETKFSFTPIDELGPFVNGRELVDVIGVVQSVSPTMSIRRKSNNETIPKRDIVIADETKKTVVVSLWNDLATSVGQELLDMADKSPVVAIKSLKVGEFQGVSLSALSKSIVLVDPDTPEAKKLRSWYDSEGKDTSLAAIGNDSSPSNRNGARSMYTDRVTLSHITSNLSLGEDQPVYFSIKAYVSTIKPDQAMWYRACKTCSKKVTEAVGSGYWCEGCQRNEGGCNLRYIMALKVSDASGEAFVSVFNEQAEKMIGCTADELNEIKLHDGEPTYQKKLKEATWVPHLFRVSVTQNEYNNEKRQRITIRAVAPIDYAAESKYLIEEMTKIKVSN